One window of the Trifolium pratense cultivar HEN17-A07 linkage group LG2, ARS_RC_1.1, whole genome shotgun sequence genome contains the following:
- the LOC123905060 gene encoding rhamnogalacturonan I rhamnosyltransferase 1-like — protein sequence MEVRSEGIRLRFWFVRLCSSIVLWICFVQLVTVSELWHSHLFSGITSGIYNIAQIQLPKQLDYGDVDQLPPTVFLPPRNYTSNGFLRVSCNGGLNQMRAAICDMVTVARFLNLTLVVPELDKTSFWADPSNFEDIFDVKHFIDSLRDQVRIVKRVPKRFSSKYGYSSLEMPPVSWSNEKYYLEQILPLFGKHKVLHFNKTDTRLANNGLPLDLQKLRCRVNYQAIKFTPQIENLGRKLIQMLREKGPFVALHLRYEMDMLAFSGCTQGCTDKEAEELKNMRYAFPWWREKEIISEERRSQGLCPLTPEEAALVLRALGFGRETQIYIAAGEIYGGERRLAQLRAVFPQIVKKETLLERDDLQHFQNHSSQMAALDFMVSVASNTFIPTYDGNMARLVEGHRRHANFRKTILLDRKKLVELVDMHQNGTLKWNEFADAVKQVHETRIVQPTRRKVITDRPKEEDYFYANPYECLCEEETNCDDLLGHHNTSQVA from the exons ATGGAGGTTAGATCAGAGGGTATACGTTTGAGGTTTTGGTTTGTTCGTTTGTGTTCAAGCATTGTGCTTTGGATTTGTTTTGTTCAGTTAGTGACAGTGAGTGAACTATGGCATTCACATTTGTTTTCTGGGATTACTAGTGGTATATATAACATTGCTCAAATTCAACTTCCTAAACAATTGGATTATGGTGATGTTGATCAGTTGCCTCCTACTGTTTTTCTTCCTCCAA GAAATTATACAAGTAATGGTTTTCTAAGAGTTTCTTGCAATGGTGGCTTGAACCAAATGCGTGCTGCG ATATGTGACATGGTGACAGTTGCTCGATTTTTGAATCTCACATTGGTCGTGCCAGAGCTTGATAAGACATCATTTTGGGCAGACCCGAG TAATTTCGAGGATATTTTTGATGTGAAGCATTTCATTGATTCTTTACGAGATCAAGTTCGAATAGTGAAAAGAGTTCCTAAAAGGTTTAGTAGTAAATATGGATATTCTTCGCTAGAGATGCCTCCTGTTAGCTGgtcaaatgaaaaatattacttGGAGCAG ATTCTGCCACTTTTTGGAAAGCATAAGGTGTTACACTTCAATAAAACTGATACACGTCTAGCAAATAACGGTCTCCCACTTGATCTACAGAAGCTCAGGTGTCGTGTCAATTACCAGGCTATTAAATTCACTCCACAAATTGAGAATTTGGGGCGCAAATTGATTCAGATGCTTCGTGAGAAGGGACCTTTTGTGGCACTGCATCTTAGATACGAGATGGATATGTTGGCTTTCTCAGGTTGTACTCAGGGTTGCACAGATAAAGAAGCCGAGGAGCTAAAAAATATGAG GTATGCATTCCCTTGGTGGAGAGAAAAGGAGATAATTTCTGAAGAGAGAAGATCACAGGGTCTATGTCCTTTGACACCAGAGGAGGCAGCCTTAGTTCTTCGAGCCTTAGGTTTTGGTAGGGAGACACAGATCTATATTGCAGCTGGTGAGATTTATGGCGGTGAACGTAGACTTGCACAACTCAGAGCAGTGTTTCCGCAAATT GTTAAAAAGGAAACATTGCTGGAACGTGATGATTTGCAGCATTTCCAGAACCATTCATCTCAGATGGCAGCCTTGGATTTTATGGTTTCAGTTGCCAGTAACACCTTTATCCCTACCTATGATGGGAACATGGCAAGACTCGTGGAAGGCCATCGCAG GCATGCAAATTTTAGAAAAACGATCTTGCTGGATCGAAAAAAGCTTGTGGAATTGGTTGACATGCATCAGAATGGAACACTAAAATGGAACGAGTTTGCAGATGCTGTAAAACAGGTTCATGAAACGAGAATTGTACAGCCAACTCGGCGAAAAGTTATAACGGACAGACCGAAGGAGGAGGACTATTTCTATGCCAACCCTTATGAGTGTCTGTGTGAGGAAGAAACAAATTGTGATGACTTGCTAGGTCATCACAATACTAGTCAAGTAGCATGA